From Staphylococcus delphini, one genomic window encodes:
- the trmFO gene encoding FADH(2)-oxidizing methylenetetrahydrofolate--tRNA-(uracil(54)-C(5))-methyltransferase TrmFO: protein MTSVNIVGAGLAGSEAAFQLAERGIHVNLYEMRPVKQTPAHHTNQFAELVCSNSLRGNALTNAVGVLKEEMRRLDSLIIAAADHARVPAGGALAVDRHDFAGYITEKLRNHPNVTVSNEEVTSIPEGPTIIATGPLTTEPLAKEIVALTGEDQLYFYDAAAPIIEKDSIDMDKVYLKSRYDKGEAAYLNCPMTKEEFDRFYEAALAAEVAPMNDFEKEKYFEGCMPFEVMAGRGEKTLLFGPMKPVGLEDPKTGKRPYAVVQLRQDDAAGTLYNIVGFQTRLKWGAQKEVIRLIPGLENVDIVRYGVMHRNTFINSPEVLSDIYEFKNRKNLFFAGQMTGVEGYVESAASGMIAGINLAHRMLGKADVVFPRETMLGSMAYYISHATNNKNFQPMNANFGLVPPLEQRIKDKKERYETLANRALEHLDHFKQTL from the coding sequence ATGACATCTGTTAATATTGTCGGCGCTGGTTTAGCAGGGTCTGAAGCAGCATTTCAACTGGCGGAACGTGGCATTCACGTGAATCTTTATGAAATGCGACCAGTGAAACAAACACCAGCACACCATACAAATCAATTTGCTGAACTCGTATGTTCCAATTCATTAAGAGGAAACGCGCTTACGAATGCTGTTGGTGTATTAAAAGAAGAAATGCGCCGTTTAGATTCATTAATTATTGCAGCAGCGGATCATGCCCGTGTACCTGCTGGGGGTGCGTTAGCGGTAGATCGACATGACTTTGCAGGATATATCACTGAAAAGTTAAGAAATCATCCGAACGTAACTGTAAGCAATGAAGAAGTGACGTCTATCCCTGAAGGTCCAACGATTATTGCGACAGGTCCATTAACGACAGAACCACTTGCGAAAGAAATCGTGGCATTAACAGGCGAAGACCAACTGTATTTCTATGATGCAGCTGCACCGATTATTGAAAAAGACTCTATCGATATGGATAAAGTGTATTTGAAATCACGTTACGATAAAGGTGAAGCCGCTTATTTAAACTGTCCAATGACAAAAGAGGAGTTCGACCGTTTTTATGAAGCCGCACTCGCAGCTGAAGTCGCACCGATGAATGATTTCGAAAAAGAAAAGTATTTTGAAGGTTGTATGCCGTTTGAAGTGATGGCGGGCAGAGGTGAAAAAACGTTATTGTTCGGACCGATGAAGCCAGTCGGATTAGAAGATCCAAAAACGGGGAAACGTCCTTATGCTGTCGTTCAATTAAGACAAGATGACGCTGCGGGCACTTTATACAACATTGTAGGTTTCCAAACTCGTTTGAAATGGGGCGCACAAAAAGAAGTGATTCGTCTCATTCCAGGTCTTGAAAACGTCGATATTGTGAGATATGGCGTGATGCATCGTAATACGTTTATCAACTCTCCGGAAGTGTTGAGTGACATTTATGAATTTAAAAATCGCAAAAACTTATTCTTTGCAGGTCAAATGACTGGTGTAGAAGGTTACGTGGAAAGTGCTGCCAGTGGTATGATTGCGGGTATTAACTTAGCGCATCGTATGTTAGGCAAAGCAGATGTCGTCTTCCCTCGTGAAACAATGCTCGGTAGTATGGCTTATTACATTTCACATGCAACGAACAATAAAAATTTCCAACCGATGAATGCGAACTTTGGTCTCGTACCGCCACTTGAACAACGTATTAAAGATAAAAAAGAGCGTTATGAAACTTTAGCAAATCGTGCATTAGAACATTTGGACCATTTCAAACAGACGTTGTAA
- the topA gene encoding type I DNA topoisomerase, whose amino-acid sequence MADNLVIVESPAKAKTIEKYLGKKYKVIASMGHVRDLPRSQMGVDVEHDYEPKYITIRGKGPVVKDLKRHAKKAKKVFLASDPDREGEAIAWHLANILELEDSKENRVVFNEITKDAVKESFKHPRGIEMDLVDAQQARRVLDRLVGYNISPVLWKKVKKGLSAGRVQSVALRLVIDRENEIRNFKPEEYWSIEGEFRYGKSKFNAKFLHYKDKPFKLATKDDVTVITKALDGNQFTVSNVTKKEKTRKPANPFTTSTLQQEAARKLNFKARKTMMVAQQLYEGIDLKRKGTIGLITYMRTDSTRISKDAQNEAKQYIESEYGSEYLSKVTKKGKQGDQDAHEAIRPTSTLRTPAEMKDYLTRDQYRLYKLIWERFVASQMAPAILDTVAVDLTQNDVKFRANGQTIKFKGFMTLYVETDDDKGKEKENRLPKLEVGNEVLATKIDPAQHFTQPPPRYTEARLVKTLEELKIGRPSTYAPTIDTIQKRNYVKNESKRFVPTELGEIVHEQVKEYFPEIIDVDFTVNMETLLDKIADGDVAWKKVVGDFFNSFKQDVERAEEEMEKVEIKDEPAGEDCEVCGNPMVIKMGRYGKFMACSNFPDCRNTKAITKPIGVTCPKCKKGDVVERKSKKNRIFYGCSNYPECDFVTWDKPIGRDCPKCQHYLAESKKGRATQVVCSNCDYKEEVQK is encoded by the coding sequence TTGGCAGATAATCTTGTCATTGTTGAATCGCCTGCAAAAGCGAAAACAATAGAAAAATATTTAGGCAAAAAATACAAAGTGATCGCATCAATGGGTCATGTGAGAGATTTACCACGTAGTCAAATGGGCGTGGACGTTGAACATGACTATGAACCTAAATATATTACTATCCGAGGTAAGGGGCCAGTTGTTAAAGATTTGAAGAGACATGCGAAAAAAGCGAAAAAAGTTTTTCTCGCAAGTGACCCCGATCGTGAAGGTGAAGCAATTGCATGGCACTTGGCAAACATTTTAGAACTAGAAGATAGTAAAGAAAATCGTGTGGTTTTTAACGAGATTACGAAAGACGCTGTAAAAGAAAGTTTTAAACATCCACGCGGTATTGAAATGGATTTAGTCGATGCGCAACAAGCTCGACGCGTATTAGACCGTTTAGTGGGTTATAATATTTCACCCGTATTATGGAAAAAAGTAAAAAAAGGTTTATCAGCCGGACGTGTACAATCTGTAGCATTACGTCTTGTGATTGACCGTGAAAATGAAATTCGTAACTTTAAACCTGAAGAGTATTGGTCGATTGAAGGCGAATTTCGATATGGAAAATCAAAGTTTAATGCCAAGTTTCTTCATTATAAGGATAAACCGTTCAAGTTAGCGACGAAAGATGATGTGACAGTCATTACGAAAGCATTAGACGGTAATCAGTTCACAGTATCTAACGTGACAAAAAAAGAAAAAACACGTAAACCTGCCAACCCATTTACGACCTCCACTTTACAACAAGAAGCGGCTCGAAAATTAAATTTCAAGGCGCGTAAAACGATGATGGTGGCACAACAACTTTATGAAGGTATTGACTTGAAGCGTAAAGGTACGATTGGTCTTATCACATATATGAGAACGGATTCGACACGTATTTCAAAAGATGCGCAAAATGAAGCGAAACAATATATCGAGTCAGAATACGGCAGTGAATATTTATCTAAAGTGACCAAAAAGGGTAAACAAGGTGACCAAGATGCCCATGAAGCGATTCGTCCAACAAGCACGTTAAGAACACCTGCTGAGATGAAAGACTATTTAACACGTGATCAATATCGTTTGTACAAATTGATTTGGGAACGCTTTGTGGCGAGTCAAATGGCACCTGCAATTTTAGATACGGTTGCTGTCGATTTAACACAAAATGATGTGAAGTTTAGAGCAAACGGTCAGACGATTAAGTTTAAAGGTTTTATGACACTGTATGTTGAAACAGATGATGACAAGGGCAAAGAAAAAGAAAATCGTTTGCCGAAGCTTGAAGTTGGTAATGAAGTGTTGGCGACTAAAATCGACCCGGCACAACACTTTACACAACCACCACCACGCTATACAGAAGCACGTCTTGTTAAAACATTAGAAGAACTTAAAATTGGTCGTCCTTCAACGTATGCGCCAACAATTGATACGATTCAGAAGCGTAATTACGTGAAGAATGAAAGTAAACGTTTCGTCCCAACTGAATTGGGAGAGATCGTGCATGAACAAGTGAAAGAGTACTTCCCTGAGATTATCGATGTCGACTTCACTGTAAACATGGAAACGTTACTCGATAAAATTGCGGATGGCGACGTGGCTTGGAAAAAAGTAGTAGGTGACTTTTTCAATAGCTTTAAACAAGACGTTGAACGCGCGGAAGAAGAAATGGAAAAGGTTGAAATTAAAGACGAACCTGCTGGCGAAGATTGTGAAGTGTGTGGCAATCCAATGGTCATTAAAATGGGACGCTATGGTAAGTTCATGGCATGTTCTAATTTCCCTGATTGCCGAAACACGAAAGCGATTACGAAGCCGATTGGTGTGACATGTCCAAAATGTAAAAAAGGCGATGTCGTTGAACGTAAGTCTAAGAAAAACCGTATTTTCTATGGTTGTTCGAATTATCCAGAGTGTGATTTTGTTACTTGGGACAAACCGATTGGCCGTGATTGTCCGAAATGTCAACACTACTTGGCAGAAAGTAAGAAAGGACGTGCGACACAAGTCGTATGTTCAAACTGTGACTATAAAGAAGAAGTACAAAAATAA